The genome window CAGCAGCTCCAGCGGCAAGGGCGCGGAGCCGCAGATGGCGTAGCGCAGACTGCTCACGTCCGCATCCACCCGCTGCTGCATCAGCGCGGAGACGGCCGTGGGCACGGTGATGAGGAAATCGGCCTGCCAGCGCGCCACGATCTGCCAGAAGTTCTCCATCACCCCCTTGCCGCGATAGCCCTGCGGCGTGGGCAGCACCATGTGCGCGCCGGAGAACAGCCCGCCCATCAGCACGGGGTAGACCGCGAAGACATGGAACAGCGGCAGCGGGCAGAGGATCACGTCCTGCTCGCTGAACAGCAGCTCCTTGCCGCACCAGCCGTTGTAGAGCATGCCCGAGGGCCGGTGCAGGGTGAGCTTCGGCTCTCCCGTCGTGCCCCCGGTGTGGAAGATGGCGCGCACCGCATCGTCCTCCGCCTCGGCAAAGCCGAGCGTGGTGGACTGCAGGTCCAGCTCGGTGGCGAAATCCAGCCGCTCGGGGCCGGATTCGCGGCTGCCCGTGTCCACCGGCGCCGGGCGCAGCAGCGGCAGCAGCCAGCGGGTGGGCAGTTCGAGATAGGGCGCGAGGTCGACCTCCAGGATGGTGCGCACCCCCGGGGCCAGCGCCACCGCCCGCGCCGCCTTCTCCGCCACGTCGGACTGCGGGAAGGGCGCGAGGGTCACCAGCACCCGCGCCCCGCTGTCGCGCAGGATCGAGCCGATGTGCTCGGGCGAGAGCAGCGGGTTCACCGGCACCGCCGTGCCCGCCGTCGTGCCCGCCAGGAAGGTGATCGCGGCCTCCGGGCAATTGGGCAGGAGATAGGCGACCGTGACCTCCTCGCCGTCACCGCCCAGGCTGTGGAACAGGTTCGCGGCGCGGGTCACCCGGTCACGCAGCTTGCGCCAGGTGAGGGTGCGGGCCAGGGCCCTGCGCCCGGATCGGAGCTGGAACGACAGCGCCGGGCGCTCTGCCCAGCGCGATGCGGTTTCGACGAGTTGCTGATAGAC of Paroceanicella profunda contains these proteins:
- a CDS encoding acyl-CoA synthetase; protein product: MRKVSTLAEVRAVEAEMSVSARWRTRTVYQQLVETASRWAERPALSFQLRSGRRALARTLTWRKLRDRVTRAANLFHSLGGDGEEVTVAYLLPNCPEAAITFLAGTTAGTAVPVNPLLSPEHIGSILRDSGARVLVTLAPFPQSDVAEKAARAVALAPGVRTILEVDLAPYLELPTRWLLPLLRPAPVDTGSRESGPERLDFATELDLQSTTLGFAEAEDDAVRAIFHTGGTTGEPKLTLHRPSGMLYNGWCGKELLFSEQDVILCPLPLFHVFAVYPVLMGGLFSGAHMVLPTPQGYRGKGVMENFWQIVARWQADFLITVPTAVSALMQQRVDADVSSLRYAICGSAPLPLELLRRFEAACGIRVLEGYGMTEATCLVACNPAFGDRRAGSVGLPMPYTQISVRNFDAEGTERGPCRTDEAGEICILSPGVSPGYRDPDRNARLFCADGALRTGDLGRLDADGYLWITGRAKDMIIRGGHNIDPALIEEALLGHPDVAFAGAVGQPDRHSGELPCVYVELVKGADLGAADLTEFARNRIPERAAVPRHVEILDDMPKTAVGKVFKPALRMRAITRVLDAAMAEAGLGARVQGVREDRRLGLVATVSAQAHERRAVCTLLGHFPTAFEIV